The proteins below are encoded in one region of Paenisporosarcina cavernae:
- the purH gene encoding bifunctional phosphoribosylaminoimidazolecarboxamide formyltransferase/IMP cyclohydrolase, whose amino-acid sequence MKRALISLSDKTGSVSFAKKLVEMGFDILSTGGTKKYLEEHGVPVTPVEDVTNFPEILGGRVKTLHPFIHGGLLADTANDQHVAEMNEHNIPPIQVVCVNLYPFQQTIENPQVSYEDAVENVDIGGPTMLRSAAKNHASVTVVVDPSDYDIVVAEWNESGSTSLETRKRLAAKVFRHTAAYDSIIANYFSKEVGEVFPEKLSFTYEKKQTLRYGENPHQQAAFYKQPLGTSFSIAAATQLHGKELSYNNIQDANAALQIIRDFEQPTAVAVKHMNPCGVATSTTLAHAFDEVVKADPVSIFGGIVALNREVDEDTAEQLQDIFLEIIIAPSFSKEAMERLTRKKNIRLLTLDFSSASSHEWKLVSVEGGLLVQEQDRKTSSQADWKVVTDRTPTEEEYRALALAWNVVKHVKSNAIVLGNETRTIGIGAGQMNRVGAAKIAIEQAAELADGAVLASDAFFPMNDTVELAAKAGIKAIIQPGGSVKDQDSIDMANNYGIAMVMTGTRHFNH is encoded by the coding sequence ATGAAGCGCGCATTAATTAGCTTATCGGATAAAACGGGAAGTGTTTCATTCGCTAAAAAGTTAGTGGAAATGGGATTTGACATACTTTCAACAGGTGGAACAAAAAAGTATTTAGAAGAACATGGAGTTCCTGTTACGCCTGTTGAGGATGTGACAAACTTTCCGGAAATACTTGGTGGTCGGGTGAAAACGTTGCACCCATTCATCCACGGAGGATTATTAGCGGACACGGCGAATGACCAGCATGTAGCGGAAATGAACGAGCACAACATTCCGCCAATTCAAGTAGTGTGTGTGAATTTATACCCTTTCCAACAAACGATTGAAAATCCACAAGTGAGCTACGAGGATGCAGTGGAAAATGTCGACATCGGTGGTCCGACGATGCTACGATCTGCTGCGAAAAATCACGCTTCTGTCACAGTTGTGGTAGATCCATCTGACTATGATATCGTTGTCGCGGAATGGAACGAATCAGGTTCGACATCTCTTGAAACACGTAAACGACTAGCAGCGAAAGTATTTCGTCATACTGCAGCATACGACTCTATTATTGCGAATTACTTCTCCAAGGAAGTCGGAGAAGTATTCCCAGAGAAACTTTCGTTCACGTATGAGAAAAAGCAAACGCTTCGCTATGGAGAAAACCCGCATCAACAAGCGGCTTTTTACAAACAGCCACTTGGTACATCGTTTTCCATTGCCGCTGCTACACAACTTCATGGGAAAGAACTTTCGTACAATAACATTCAAGATGCTAATGCAGCGCTTCAAATCATCCGAGATTTCGAACAACCTACTGCCGTTGCCGTCAAACATATGAATCCTTGTGGCGTCGCGACGAGCACAACTCTCGCTCATGCATTTGACGAAGTAGTTAAAGCGGATCCGGTATCCATTTTTGGTGGGATTGTTGCACTTAACCGTGAAGTAGATGAAGATACAGCTGAACAATTACAAGACATTTTTCTAGAAATTATTATTGCTCCTTCTTTCTCCAAAGAAGCCATGGAGCGATTGACTCGTAAGAAAAATATTCGCCTACTGACACTCGATTTTTCATCCGCCTCTTCTCATGAGTGGAAACTAGTATCGGTTGAAGGTGGATTGCTAGTACAAGAACAAGATCGCAAGACATCTTCACAAGCGGACTGGAAGGTAGTGACGGATCGAACTCCGACGGAAGAAGAATATCGCGCACTCGCTTTAGCATGGAATGTCGTGAAGCATGTGAAATCGAATGCGATTGTTTTGGGCAATGAAACACGAACCATTGGTATCGGAGCTGGGCAGATGAACCGAGTAGGAGCAGCTAAAATAGCGATTGAACAAGCAGCGGAACTTGCAGACGGTGCAGTTCTTGCTTCAGATGCCTTCTTTCCGATGAATGATACGGTTGAACTTGCCGCTAAAGCGGGGATCAAAGCAATTATTCAACCAGGGGGATCGGTAAAAGACCAAGATTCCATCGACATGGCTAACAACTATGGCATCGCCATGGTGATGACCGGAACAAGACACTTTAATCACTAA
- the purM gene encoding phosphoribosylformylglycinamidine cyclo-ligase codes for MSNAYEKAGVNIEAGYEAVNRMKSHVARTARAGVLGTFGGFGGIFDLSSLNLKEPVLISGTDGVGTKLRLAFDLGNHSTIGIDCVAMCVNDIVAQGAEPLYFLDYLAVGKAQPAMIEQIVAGIADGCVQAGAALIGGETAEMPGFYEEDEYDVAGFAVGACEKSSIVTGEKIRVGDTLIGFSSSGVHSNGFSLVRKILADHQLSLNERIAGYDSLGIIGENLLTPTKMYAKSALAVLKEVPVHGMAHITGGGFIENLPRMMPEGLTAHIELGSWPVLNVFHFIKEKGHLQDADLYNVFNMGIGFVLAVASEHADRVIALAEEHGENAYVIGEVMEGTSVTFSGEHDGSLLHG; via the coding sequence ATGTCAAATGCGTATGAAAAAGCCGGTGTTAACATCGAAGCTGGTTATGAAGCGGTGAATCGCATGAAATCACATGTCGCACGGACTGCAAGAGCAGGCGTACTTGGAACATTCGGTGGTTTTGGAGGAATTTTTGACTTAAGTAGCTTGAACTTAAAAGAACCTGTGCTGATTTCAGGGACGGACGGCGTCGGAACAAAACTCCGTCTAGCGTTTGATCTTGGTAATCATTCCACTATCGGCATTGACTGTGTGGCGATGTGTGTAAACGATATCGTGGCTCAGGGTGCAGAGCCGTTGTACTTCTTAGACTATTTAGCGGTTGGAAAAGCACAACCTGCCATGATAGAACAAATTGTTGCTGGAATTGCAGATGGTTGTGTACAAGCGGGAGCTGCCTTAATTGGTGGAGAAACGGCGGAAATGCCGGGATTCTACGAAGAAGATGAATACGACGTTGCTGGTTTTGCAGTAGGAGCTTGTGAGAAATCGTCGATCGTCACTGGCGAAAAAATCCGAGTTGGAGATACACTTATTGGTTTTTCTTCTTCAGGCGTGCATTCGAACGGATTTTCACTCGTTCGAAAAATACTCGCTGATCATCAGCTATCTTTAAACGAGCGGATTGCTGGTTATGACTCTCTTGGCATCATCGGTGAAAATCTTCTTACACCGACAAAAATGTATGCCAAGTCTGCGCTTGCTGTGTTGAAAGAAGTGCCGGTACATGGAATGGCGCATATTACGGGTGGTGGTTTTATCGAAAATTTACCACGTATGATGCCAGAAGGTCTAACAGCGCATATTGAACTGGGAAGTTGGCCAGTATTAAATGTCTTTCATTTCATAAAAGAAAAGGGTCACTTGCAGGACGCCGATTTGTACAACGTATTTAATATGGGAATTGGATTTGTTCTTGCGGTTGCATCAGAGCATGCTGATCGCGTCATCGCACTTGCGGAAGAACACGGGGAGAATGCATACGTTATTGGCGAAGTGATGGAAGGCACGAGCGTAACGTTTTCAGGCGAGCACGACGGGAGTTTACTACATGGCTAA
- the purN gene encoding phosphoribosylglycinamide formyltransferase yields MAKHVRFAVFASGNGSNFQALADAVANKKLDAHLVLLVTDRPGSFATVRAKQLGIEWVELSPRDFSEKAEYEEAILAELQKRKVEWIVLAGYMRLIGPTLLSAFPNRIVNIHPSLLPLYPGKDAIGQAIQDGASITGVTVHYVDAGMDTGPVISSQKITIDGHSRQEMESMIHQVEHQLYPTTLSELWGGNK; encoded by the coding sequence ATGGCTAAACACGTACGGTTTGCTGTTTTTGCGTCTGGCAATGGCTCGAATTTTCAAGCACTTGCGGACGCAGTAGCAAACAAAAAATTGGACGCACACCTTGTGCTCCTTGTCACAGATCGTCCGGGCAGTTTCGCTACGGTACGCGCAAAACAACTTGGAATAGAGTGGGTGGAACTTTCGCCACGTGATTTTTCGGAAAAAGCGGAATACGAAGAAGCGATTTTAGCTGAATTGCAGAAGCGGAAAGTTGAATGGATTGTATTAGCAGGTTATATGCGCTTAATTGGTCCCACGTTACTTTCTGCTTTTCCAAATCGGATCGTGAACATTCATCCATCGCTTCTTCCACTATATCCTGGAAAAGATGCTATCGGACAAGCCATTCAAGATGGGGCAAGTATTACCGGTGTGACAGTGCATTATGTGGATGCGGGAATGGATACAGGTCCTGTGATTTCCTCGCAGAAAATTACAATTGACGGGCATTCACGACAAGAAATGGAATCGATGATTCATCAAGTGGAACACCAACTATATCCGACAACATTGTCGGAATTATGGGGAGGAAATAAGTAG
- the purF gene encoding amidophosphoribosyltransferase, with translation MLAELRGLNEECGVFGIWGSPDAASITYYGLHALQHRGQEGAGIVTTDGNALHTVRGEGLVNEVFTPGKLDPLKGHAAIGHVRYATAGGSGPENVQPLLFRSTTGSLAIAHNGNLVNANHLKQHLERQGSIFQTTSDTEVLAHLIKKSGYSSFEKRAKNALSLLKGAYAFLLLTEDEMMVALDPHGLRPLSLGKLGDAYVVASETCAFDIIGAEVIRSVEPGEFLVINDKGIRVERFSAPAKRAICTMEYVYFSRPDSDIDGINIHSARKRLGVELAKEVLIDADVVTGVPDSSISAAIGYSEASGIPYELGLIKNRYVGRTFIQPSQELRERGVKMKLSPVRQVVAGKRVVMVDDSIVRGTTSRRIVTMLREAGAKEVHVVISSPPIKNPCFYGIDTSTHEELIASNFNVEEIRDQIGADSLTFLSVEGMVRAIGRSDEGPEAGHCLACFTGNYPTEIYPDTLLPHEKEMTL, from the coding sequence ATGCTTGCTGAACTCAGAGGATTAAACGAAGAGTGTGGCGTGTTTGGTATTTGGGGATCTCCAGATGCTGCGTCGATTACGTATTATGGTCTTCATGCACTTCAACATAGAGGGCAGGAAGGTGCGGGAATTGTCACAACAGATGGCAATGCACTTCACACAGTTCGAGGGGAAGGACTTGTGAATGAAGTCTTTACCCCTGGCAAGTTAGATCCATTAAAAGGGCATGCAGCAATAGGACATGTTCGCTATGCAACCGCTGGAGGTAGCGGTCCTGAAAATGTGCAGCCGCTCCTTTTCCGTTCAACCACAGGTAGCTTAGCTATTGCGCATAATGGGAACTTAGTGAATGCCAATCATTTAAAACAACATTTAGAGCGTCAAGGAAGTATTTTTCAAACGACTTCTGATACAGAAGTATTGGCTCATTTAATTAAAAAAAGCGGCTATTCGTCTTTTGAGAAACGTGCAAAAAATGCGCTGTCGTTATTAAAAGGTGCGTATGCCTTTTTACTGTTAACGGAAGATGAAATGATGGTGGCCCTTGATCCACACGGATTACGTCCACTCTCCCTTGGAAAATTAGGCGATGCGTATGTCGTGGCATCTGAAACGTGTGCATTTGATATTATCGGTGCCGAAGTCATTCGCTCAGTTGAACCAGGAGAATTCCTTGTGATTAACGACAAGGGAATTCGAGTGGAACGTTTTTCTGCTCCTGCAAAACGTGCTATCTGCACGATGGAATATGTGTATTTTTCACGTCCGGATTCGGATATCGACGGGATTAATATCCACTCTGCTCGCAAACGATTAGGTGTTGAGCTCGCGAAAGAAGTATTAATAGATGCAGATGTTGTGACAGGTGTACCTGATAGCAGTATTTCTGCCGCTATCGGATATTCAGAAGCTTCAGGAATTCCATATGAACTTGGATTGATTAAAAATCGGTATGTTGGTCGAACGTTCATTCAACCGTCGCAAGAGCTACGGGAACGAGGCGTCAAGATGAAACTATCTCCGGTGCGTCAAGTCGTTGCAGGGAAACGAGTGGTCATGGTGGATGATTCGATTGTTCGTGGAACAACATCACGCCGTATTGTGACGATGCTTCGAGAAGCGGGAGCGAAGGAAGTGCATGTGGTGATTTCTTCACCGCCAATAAAAAATCCATGTTTTTACGGAATCGATACAAGTACACATGAGGAACTAATCGCGTCTAATTTTAATGTCGAAGAAATTCGCGATCAAATAGGGGCGGATTCGCTCACATTTCTTTCTGTTGAAGGAATGGTTCGAGCGATTGGAAGATCAGATGAAGGACCAGAAGCGGGACATTGCTTAGCATGTTTCACGGGTAATTACCCAACAGAAATTTATCCAGATACTTTATTGCCACACGAAAAAGAAATGACGTTGTAG